A segment of the bacterium genome:
TTTGAAAGTGATTTTGACAGAGAAATAAAAAAAATGTTGAAGGAAAATAAATGAACAGCTTTGCAGAGAAATCACCGGATATATTAAAACTGATTTTGGAGAGTTAAGAAAATATGCCACGAATTCATGAATAAAAAATTAGTGCAACTTGTACTGAGCGGTGTCGAAGTATTCGTGGCTTATAAAACCAATATTTCCCTTGTTTGTAATTTCTCAAATCACTATAATTTACTTATCATTATTATTAAAAATACAATCCTGATTTAAAGCGGAGGGACAGTGCAAATGTCCAATGTTATTCATGCAGAACACATTGAAAACAAAATAAACGGCAGTGATTTAATTATAAGAACAAAGGATATTAACACTGAATACCAGGACTACACAACTGACGAGTCCCGCATGCAGGGCACAATGGACGGTATTGCATTCCCGCAAAACGAGGAAGAACTATCTGCAATTCTATCTTTTTGTAAAAAGGAAAATCTTAAAATCACTTTTTCCGGAGCGCGCACAGGAATAACAGGCGGAGCAGTTCCTGACAGCGGTATAGTGATATCATTTGATAAGATGAATAAAATTCTCGGTATGGAGTACGATGAAAAAAACAACATTTTTTACATTAGATGCCAGCCCGGAGTGGTTCTTGCAGATTTAAAAAAGGCTGTCGCAAATGCAGATTTCCCGGGAACAGAGAACTGGACTCCAGAAAGTCTTGACATTCTAAAAAAATTTAAAGCTTCGGGAAAATTCATCTATGCTCCGGATCCTACGGAATTAAGCGCTACAGTAGGCGGAACCGTTGCGTGCAATGCTTCCGGCGCCCGGTCTTTTAAATACGGGCCCACAAGGAGCTTTGTTTACTCTCTCAGAGCAGTACTTGAAGATGGCAGTATAATTTCTCTTACACGGGGGAAAAAAACCGCACTTGACAACGGCTCCTTTATTCTTGAACTTCCTGACGGTATAAGGCGTGAGGGAAAAATTCCCCATTACAAAATGCCGAATGTAAAAAATGCAGCAGGCTTTTATGCAGAGCAGTCAATGGATCTGATTGACCTTTTTATCGGATGTGAAGGTACTCTCGGAGTAATATCCGAAGTTACGCTGCGCCTTGTTCCTGATCCCGGAGAGATACTTGGTATAGTTGCATTCTTCAAATCAGAAGCAGATGCTGCGGGTTTTGTCAGAAAAGCAAGAGGAGAAACAGACAATCCTGCTGCTGAAAAGCCTCTCTCTTTGGAATATTTTGACGACCATTCTCTCAATCTTCTGCGAAAGCACAGGGAAGAATCAGGCCCCGACTCCCCTATTCCAGCTCTTCCCGAAGAAGCTAAATTTGCAGTATATGCAGAATGGGCATTCACAGAAGAAACATTTGAAGATACTGCATTAAGTGCTGTTGAACTATTGGAGTCATCAGGCAGCAGTGAAGATACTGCATGGACTGCAACAGAGCCAAACGAGATTGAACGAATCAAAGCATTCAGGCACGCTTTGCCCGAAGCTGTAAATCAGATTATAGGAGAACGCAGAAAATCCTTCCCTGAGCTTACAAAACTCGGTACTGACATGGCAGTTCCTGACAATGACCTTGAAACAATTCTTGAATACTACAGATCAGAGCTGGACAGTGCCGGACTTGAGTATGTTATTTTCGGGCACATAGGCGATAACCACCTCCACGTAAACATTCTTCCCAAAGATATGGACGAGTACAGGATGGGTAAAGAAATTTATAAAAAATTTGCACAAAAAGCAGTTGATCTCAAAGGAACC
Coding sequences within it:
- a CDS encoding FAD-binding oxidoreductase — encoded protein: MSNVIHAEHIENKINGSDLIIRTKDINTEYQDYTTDESRMQGTMDGIAFPQNEEELSAILSFCKKENLKITFSGARTGITGGAVPDSGIVISFDKMNKILGMEYDEKNNIFYIRCQPGVVLADLKKAVANADFPGTENWTPESLDILKKFKASGKFIYAPDPTELSATVGGTVACNASGARSFKYGPTRSFVYSLRAVLEDGSIISLTRGKKTALDNGSFILELPDGIRREGKIPHYKMPNVKNAAGFYAEQSMDLIDLFIGCEGTLGVISEVTLRLVPDPGEILGIVAFFKSEADAAGFVRKARGETDNPAAEKPLSLEYFDDHSLNLLRKHREESGPDSPIPALPEEAKFAVYAEWAFTEETFEDTALSAVELLESSGSSEDTAWTATEPNEIERIKAFRHALPEAVNQIIGERRKSFPELTKLGTDMAVPDNDLETILEYYRSELDSAGLEYVIFGHIGDNHLHVNILPKDMDEYRMGKEIYKKFAQKAVDLKGTVSAEHGIGKLKREFLEILYGEEGIEQMREVKKIFDPDGLLNAGNVFE